The Streptomyces laurentii genome contains a region encoding:
- a CDS encoding CDA peptide synthetase I (AMP binding site [chemical binding];~Adenylate forming domain, Class I; cl17068;~CDA peptide synthetase I [Streptomyces davawensis JCM4913];~CoA binding site [chemical binding];~Condensation domain; pfam00668;~HxxPF-repeated domain; pfam13745;~Non-ribosomal peptide synthetase modules and related proteins [Secondarymetabolites biosynthesis, transport, and catabolism]; COG1020;~Phosphopantetheine attachment site; pfam00550;~The adenylation domain of nonribosomal peptide synthetases (NRPS); cd05930;~acyl-activating enzyme (AAE) consensus motif;~identified by MetaGeneAnnotator; putative;~non-ribosomal peptide synthase domain TIGR01720), whose translation MTDIDLSSLTPEQKRALLAERLRRGSGERPPARERRFAASFPQQRMWFLDQLNPGGAAYNIPAAVRVHGPLDVEIWRRCLAEIVRRHESLRTTLTEVDGEPVQVVHDSGELELTVEECPHLRGPAAEEGIKELARQEFARPFDLGTGPLMRMRFLRLAPDEHILLLTMHHVVADLWSTSVLFGELVTLYRSHLTGTGPELPKLSVQYADYAAWQRKELAGPGFAAELDYWRTALEGAAPILELPTDRPRPAVLGSAGASRPFRLPASVMSGVRELSLRTGATPFMTLLAAYVALLHRYSRQEDIVVGVPVANRGQAQVERLIGYFVNTLALRHDVSGNPTFTELLGRVRGTALSAFAHQEVPFGRLVEELRPERNLSRSPIFQVSFVYQNIPVPEFGVGGLSLELMDVGSSTARFDLELQVFEQGDELSGYFEYNTELFDDGTIDRMGSHLKVLLDNVLADPDQPILEIALLTETERQAQSQERADTRHDWPDELLTHQRVERQAALRPGKEAVHCQGETLTYAELDTSANQLARRLRSLGVGRDVMVGVSLERSLDMVVAVLAVLKAGGAYVPIDPKLPADRLAFVIEDAALPVLITQSSVAPGLPRCSATTLCVDELRAELATEPAGPLAVDVGGADLAYAVYTSGSTGRPKGVQVPHHALRNFLHAMKQWPGIDPDDSLVAVTTLSFDIAALELLLPLVEGARVVLATRDVATDGKRLADEMAATGATMMQATPSTWRMLLDAGWSGRPGLRGLICGEALPPDLARRLLAKGVDLWNLYGPSETTVHSLGTRITDDTITIGRPIANTEVYILDPEGRPVPSGVPGELCIGGSGLARGYTNRPDLTAQQFVSNPFPSDFADRLYRTGDLVRRRVDGRIDYLGRLDHQVKLRGYRIELGEIESVLMCQEQVKGAVVVVREDQPGDQRLVAYVVPGSDSPTADELRRTLRTALAEKLPDYMVPSAFVLLDALPLTPSGKMDRGALPAPEGQETRTAAAYVAPRDAEEQALCTLFAEVLNVPRVGVDDGFFALGGHSLLATRLVARIRGVLGAELPVRALFEKQTVAELAALLRQGAQDTRPALTRARRPDPLPLSFAQRRLWFLHQMEGPSPTYNLPVVLRLTGALNVAALQAALGDVVARHEALRTVFPDTGAMACQRILDAEQARPDMNVTEVEPSGLDDAVAGVVRHAFDLTQEIPLHAELFSTGDDTHVLAVVVHHIAADGWSLEPLRHDLAVAYRARQAGHAPDWAPLPVQYADYALWQRDLLGEQDDPDSIWSRQLDYWRGALDGLPERIALPVDRPHPAEASHEGDTLTFQWDADLHEGLAKLARGCGVSMFMVLDAAFAVLLSRLGAGQDIPIGVATAGRDDQATENLIGFFANTLVLRTEISPRRTFRELLAAVRDRTFDALAHGDIPFESLLDRLHPTRSMSHHPLVQVMLSWQTVTGAGPELPGVTAQPLVHSTKTARMDLVLLLHERLAADGTPAGIDGGFEYNADVFDPGTVRTMLLRLRQVVLAMIADPDQPVGDIDLLTPAERHRVLEEWNGTGAREPRAGLPELFEAQVARTPDALAVSCGDDHLTYRELSEVTDRLAVRLRALGIGADGSEDAVCLLMERSVRVPVVLLAILKAGGVYVPLDPRYPDTRMRLIIEDTGADLLLVDGADLIHPTADGLRVLDVSAELAALDGAAGSAEPLTPAHPGGPDRMAYVMFTSGSTGRPKGVAVTHGNVASLAADPGWQGGNHARVLMHAPTAFDASTYEVWVPLLSGARIVVAPAGDLDPDVLADTIRRQDVTSAFFTAALFNLLVERDPAALAGMREVIAGGEALSPPVVAKALSAWPETVVTNGYGPTETTTFAVLHRTREMPQGTVPIGTPMHDTRAYVLDERLRPVPVGVAGELYLAGAGLARGYLGRPGLTAERFVACPYGDPGSRMYRTGDLARWRADGRIEYLGRTDDQVKIRGFRIEPGEIENVLATHPAVADATVLVCDRPAGGKDLVGYAVLTEGVEVEPAELRGFVAERLPQYSVPTVVMVLDAFPMTGNGKLDRGALPAPARGDGSGSRAAETPVERTVAAVFAQVLGMAEIGAEAGFFDLGGDSIQATQLVAQARTAGLVFTVRDVFTHQTVAEIARVARRGDEDTAVSVADVGTGVIPALPVLERQRRLGGSAVGFDLSAMVGLPVDVDEARLTRTLQAVVDHHDALRTRLVNGPDDRWSLHAAEPGALQVGGVLRRVDIAGLDDTALRRVVAEETARAKRALDPATGVMVRPVWFDAGPGRPGRLLLAVHHFAVDGVSWRILLSDMSVAWDAVAAGREPHLTPVATSLRSWAERVATGDALTRHRRELPVWREVLKDAEPLVAGTLDARRDVTGSEGRLTMVLSTQDTAALVGRVPAVFRRGIQDVLLTAFGQAAGRHRRGPITVDVESHGRHEHLVDGVDLSRTVGWFTSVHPVRLDAALPWDLVAAAGARLADAVVRTGQHVRGLPEQGLGYGVLRYLDGRPGESFAGLPVPQVLFNYLGRVPVAEEGRPWLPLRDAMAPGSVGGVRPLSHPLEVNAVTQDGPDGPRLVANWSWASALLSEDEVRRLAEDWFEALRALTRCATAVEDGVITLDRDLTRAEALGDADLLNTPIPRADHAAGTGLSFGQLEFLLQPVGPDHAHHAVITAYRVRGPLDTVALRRSLDDLVQRHDILRTRYVKRGSATLQFADGRPKWPVETVDLRAHQAEQQHELLRDLLTQETRKPYRIEGGNLLRGLLVRLADEDYALVLVAHHILVDHWGFLVVFDELAELYAAHSAGRRPRLPAVMAQHLDYAAWEQGLLASGALDEHIAYWREELDGAARRLDFEAPAHQLDDCVQGFSHSVVVDSAIMDEVKDAARREGVTLFMMLMAAFHVLLHSYSGETDIAVSHPLAGRERPETQSMVGPFINIILNRSRMADDPTVHELLQRVLRSELNAYSHQNVPVRALVHDGVVGDGNALPMRVMLNLLGVPSKTLTLDGLQVGPLDVRVGDETPLPELVAAIEPHNLDLYLVAREVEGELRGLWVYNPDYLTPQVMGALVNQWPRVLELVAGNPHMTVSQLRDRVRAH comes from the coding sequence ATGACCGACATCGACCTGTCCAGTCTCACGCCGGAGCAGAAGCGCGCGCTGTTGGCAGAGCGGTTACGGCGGGGGAGCGGCGAGCGGCCGCCCGCGCGAGAGCGCCGGTTCGCCGCGTCGTTCCCCCAGCAGCGCATGTGGTTCCTGGACCAGCTCAACCCTGGTGGCGCCGCCTACAACATTCCCGCGGCCGTGCGGGTGCACGGCCCGCTCGACGTGGAGATCTGGCGCCGCTGCCTCGCCGAGATCGTCCGTCGGCACGAATCCCTGCGGACCACGCTCACGGAGGTGGACGGTGAGCCCGTGCAGGTCGTGCACGACAGCGGCGAGCTGGAGCTGACCGTCGAGGAGTGCCCGCACCTGCGCGGCCCCGCGGCGGAGGAGGGCATCAAGGAGCTGGCCCGCCAGGAGTTCGCCCGGCCTTTCGACCTGGGCACAGGACCGCTCATGCGCATGAGGTTCCTGCGCCTGGCACCGGACGAGCACATCCTGCTGCTGACCATGCACCACGTCGTCGCCGACCTGTGGTCGACGTCCGTGCTCTTCGGTGAGCTCGTCACCCTCTACCGGAGTCACCTGACCGGCACCGGGCCGGAACTGCCGAAACTCTCCGTCCAGTACGCCGACTACGCGGCCTGGCAGCGCAAGGAACTGGCCGGACCGGGCTTCGCGGCCGAACTCGACTACTGGAGGACCGCCCTCGAAGGCGCGGCGCCCATCCTCGAACTGCCCACCGACCGACCGCGGCCGGCGGTGCTCGGCTCGGCGGGCGCATCCCGGCCCTTTCGGCTGCCGGCCTCCGTGATGAGCGGCGTGCGCGAGCTGAGCCTGCGCACCGGGGCCACCCCGTTCATGACCCTGCTCGCCGCCTACGTCGCACTGCTGCACCGCTACAGCCGGCAGGAGGACATCGTCGTCGGAGTGCCCGTGGCCAACCGCGGACAGGCCCAGGTCGAGCGGCTGATCGGTTACTTCGTCAACACGCTGGCCCTGCGCCACGACGTGTCGGGCAACCCGACGTTCACCGAGCTGCTCGGCCGGGTGCGCGGCACCGCGCTCAGCGCCTTCGCGCACCAGGAGGTGCCGTTCGGCCGGCTCGTGGAGGAACTGCGCCCCGAGCGTAATCTGTCCCGTTCACCGATCTTCCAGGTGTCGTTCGTCTACCAGAACATCCCCGTGCCGGAGTTCGGCGTCGGCGGGCTGTCCCTGGAGCTGATGGACGTGGGCAGCTCCACCGCCCGGTTCGATCTCGAACTGCAGGTGTTCGAGCAGGGGGACGAGCTCAGCGGCTACTTCGAGTACAACACCGAGCTGTTCGACGACGGGACGATCGACCGTATGGGCAGCCACCTGAAGGTGCTGCTCGACAACGTGCTTGCCGACCCGGACCAGCCGATCCTGGAGATCGCGCTGCTGACCGAGACGGAGCGGCAGGCGCAGTCGCAGGAGCGCGCGGACACCCGTCACGACTGGCCCGACGAACTCCTCACCCACCAGCGCGTCGAGCGGCAGGCCGCACTGCGTCCCGGCAAGGAAGCGGTGCACTGTCAGGGCGAGACCCTCACCTACGCCGAACTCGACACCTCCGCCAACCAACTGGCCCGCCGCCTGCGGAGCCTTGGTGTGGGCCGCGACGTGATGGTCGGCGTCAGCCTGGAGCGGTCCCTCGACATGGTCGTCGCGGTGCTGGCCGTGCTGAAGGCCGGCGGCGCCTACGTGCCCATCGACCCCAAGCTGCCCGCGGACCGCCTGGCGTTCGTGATCGAGGACGCCGCCCTGCCGGTCCTGATCACCCAGAGCTCCGTGGCGCCCGGTCTGCCCCGGTGCTCCGCCACGACGCTGTGCGTGGACGAACTGCGCGCCGAACTGGCCACCGAGCCCGCCGGACCCCTCGCGGTGGACGTCGGCGGCGCGGACCTCGCGTACGCGGTATACACGTCGGGCTCGACCGGCCGCCCCAAGGGCGTCCAGGTGCCGCACCATGCGCTGCGCAACTTCCTCCACGCCATGAAGCAGTGGCCTGGCATCGACCCCGACGACAGCCTCGTCGCCGTCACCACACTCTCCTTCGACATCGCCGCTCTCGAACTGCTGCTGCCGCTCGTCGAGGGTGCCCGCGTCGTGCTCGCCACCCGTGACGTGGCCACCGACGGCAAACGTCTGGCGGACGAGATGGCCGCCACCGGCGCGACGATGATGCAGGCGACCCCGTCGACCTGGCGGATGCTGCTCGACGCCGGCTGGTCCGGCCGCCCCGGACTGCGCGGGCTGATCTGCGGCGAGGCCCTGCCGCCCGACCTGGCGCGGCGCCTGCTCGCCAAGGGTGTCGACCTGTGGAACCTGTACGGCCCCAGCGAGACCACCGTCCACTCGCTGGGCACCCGGATCACCGACGACACGATCACCATCGGCCGGCCGATCGCCAACACCGAGGTGTACATCCTCGACCCCGAGGGCCGCCCCGTCCCCTCCGGCGTTCCCGGCGAACTGTGCATCGGCGGCAGCGGCCTGGCCCGCGGCTACACCAACCGGCCGGACCTCACCGCGCAGCAGTTCGTCTCCAACCCCTTCCCGTCCGACTTCGCCGACCGCCTCTACCGCACGGGCGACCTGGTCCGGCGGCGCGTCGACGGCAGGATCGACTACCTCGGCCGCCTCGACCACCAGGTCAAACTGCGCGGCTACCGCATCGAACTCGGCGAGATCGAGTCCGTGCTCATGTGCCAGGAGCAGGTCAAGGGCGCAGTCGTCGTGGTCCGCGAGGACCAGCCCGGCGATCAGAGGCTCGTCGCCTACGTCGTACCGGGCAGCGACAGCCCCACCGCCGACGAACTGCGCCGCACCCTGCGCACCGCACTCGCCGAGAAGCTTCCCGACTACATGGTCCCGTCGGCGTTCGTCCTCCTCGACGCACTGCCGCTGACTCCCAGCGGCAAGATGGACCGCGGCGCGCTGCCCGCCCCCGAGGGGCAGGAGACCCGCACCGCCGCCGCGTACGTCGCGCCCCGCGACGCCGAGGAACAGGCCCTGTGCACCTTGTTCGCCGAGGTCCTGAACGTGCCCCGGGTGGGCGTCGACGACGGCTTCTTCGCCCTCGGCGGGCACTCGCTGCTCGCCACCCGTCTGGTGGCCCGGATCCGCGGCGTGCTCGGCGCCGAGCTGCCGGTGCGGGCCCTGTTCGAGAAGCAGACGGTGGCCGAGCTGGCCGCACTGCTGCGCCAGGGCGCTCAGGACACCCGGCCCGCGCTGACCCGCGCGCGGCGCCCTGACCCACTGCCGCTGTCGTTCGCCCAGCGGCGCCTGTGGTTCCTGCACCAGATGGAGGGCCCCTCGCCCACCTACAACCTCCCTGTGGTGCTGCGCCTGACCGGAGCCCTGAACGTGGCAGCCCTGCAGGCGGCGCTCGGCGACGTCGTCGCCCGGCACGAAGCACTGCGCACCGTCTTCCCGGACACCGGCGCGATGGCCTGCCAGCGGATCCTCGACGCGGAACAGGCGCGTCCGGACATGAACGTGACCGAAGTCGAGCCGAGCGGTCTGGACGACGCGGTGGCGGGCGTCGTCCGTCATGCCTTCGACCTGACCCAGGAGATCCCGCTGCACGCGGAGCTGTTCTCCACCGGCGACGACACACACGTGCTCGCCGTCGTCGTGCACCACATCGCGGCGGACGGCTGGTCGCTCGAACCGCTGCGCCACGACCTGGCCGTCGCCTACCGGGCCCGGCAGGCCGGCCACGCACCCGACTGGGCGCCGCTGCCCGTCCAGTACGCGGACTACGCCTTGTGGCAGCGTGACCTCCTCGGCGAGCAGGACGATCCCGACAGCATCTGGTCACGTCAGCTCGACTACTGGCGCGGGGCGTTGGACGGGCTGCCCGAGCGGATCGCTCTGCCCGTCGACCGGCCGCACCCGGCCGAGGCATCCCATGAAGGGGACACTCTCACCTTCCAGTGGGACGCGGACCTGCACGAGGGGCTGGCCAAGCTCGCCCGCGGCTGTGGCGTCAGCATGTTCATGGTGCTCGACGCGGCCTTCGCGGTCCTGCTCAGCAGGCTCGGTGCCGGCCAGGACATCCCCATCGGTGTGGCCACGGCGGGCCGTGACGACCAGGCCACCGAGAACCTGATCGGCTTCTTCGCCAACACGCTCGTCCTGCGCACGGAGATCTCCCCGCGCCGGACCTTCCGCGAGCTCCTCGCCGCGGTCCGCGACCGCACCTTTGACGCGCTCGCCCACGGGGACATCCCCTTCGAGTCCCTGCTGGACCGCCTGCACCCGACCCGGTCGATGTCCCACCACCCGCTCGTCCAGGTCATGCTGTCCTGGCAGACCGTCACCGGCGCGGGCCCGGAACTTCCCGGCGTCACGGCACAGCCTCTGGTGCACAGCACCAAGACGGCGCGCATGGACCTGGTCCTGCTGCTGCACGAGCGGCTCGCGGCCGATGGCACCCCGGCCGGAATCGACGGCGGCTTCGAGTACAACGCCGATGTCTTCGACCCCGGCACCGTGCGCACGATGCTGCTCCGGCTGCGCCAGGTGGTTCTCGCGATGATCGCCGATCCGGACCAGCCGGTGGGCGACATCGACCTGCTCACGCCGGCCGAGCGGCACCGCGTGCTGGAGGAGTGGAACGGTACCGGCGCCCGGGAACCCCGTGCGGGTCTGCCGGAGTTGTTCGAGGCTCAGGTGGCCCGTACTCCCGATGCTCTCGCGGTGTCCTGTGGTGACGATCATCTGACCTACCGTGAGTTGTCCGAGGTCACCGACCGACTTGCCGTACGGCTGCGTGCTCTCGGCATCGGTGCCGACGGCTCCGAGGACGCGGTCTGTCTGCTCATGGAACGCTCGGTGCGGGTACCTGTCGTTCTCCTCGCGATCCTCAAGGCCGGCGGCGTGTACGTGCCACTCGACCCCCGCTACCCGGACACCCGGATGCGCCTGATCATCGAGGACACCGGCGCGGACCTGCTCCTCGTGGACGGCGCGGACCTGATCCACCCCACCGCCGACGGCCTGCGCGTGCTCGACGTGAGCGCCGAACTCGCCGCCCTGGACGGTGCCGCCGGCTCGGCCGAGCCCCTGACGCCCGCTCACCCGGGCGGCCCGGACCGCATGGCGTATGTCATGTTCACCTCCGGTTCCACCGGCCGTCCCAAGGGTGTCGCGGTCACCCACGGCAATGTGGCGAGTCTGGCTGCCGACCCGGGATGGCAGGGCGGGAACCACGCCCGCGTGCTGATGCACGCACCGACGGCCTTCGACGCTTCCACCTACGAGGTGTGGGTGCCGCTTCTTTCCGGGGCGCGGATCGTCGTGGCCCCGGCCGGAGATCTCGACCCGGACGTGCTGGCCGACACCATTCGTAGGCAGGACGTCACCTCGGCGTTCTTCACGGCCGCGCTGTTCAACCTGCTCGTCGAACGCGATCCCGCGGCCCTGGCCGGGATGCGCGAGGTGATAGCCGGAGGCGAGGCCCTGTCGCCCCCCGTCGTCGCCAAGGCCCTGTCCGCGTGGCCCGAGACCGTGGTGACCAACGGGTACGGGCCCACCGAGACCACCACGTTCGCCGTGCTGCACCGCACGCGCGAGATGCCTCAGGGCACCGTGCCGATCGGCACCCCCATGCACGACACCCGCGCCTACGTCCTCGACGAGCGCCTGCGGCCGGTGCCTGTGGGGGTCGCCGGTGAGCTGTATCTCGCGGGTGCGGGCCTGGCTCGTGGATATCTCGGCCGGCCGGGTTTGACGGCCGAGCGTTTCGTCGCTTGCCCTTACGGGGATCCCGGGTCGCGTATGTACCGCACCGGTGACCTTGCCCGCTGGCGCGCGGACGGACGGATCGAGTATCTCGGCCGGACCGATGACCAGGTCAAGATCCGTGGTTTCCGTATCGAGCCGGGGGAGATCGAGAACGTCCTCGCGACGCACCCGGCTGTGGCCGACGCCACTGTCCTCGTGTGCGACAGGCCGGCTGGTGGCAAGGATCTCGTGGGCTACGCCGTCTTGACCGAGGGTGTCGAGGTCGAGCCCGCGGAGCTGCGCGGGTTCGTGGCCGAACGCCTGCCGCAGTATTCGGTTCCCACGGTCGTGATGGTGCTCGATGCCTTCCCGATGACCGGTAACGGCAAGCTCGACCGTGGTGCCCTGCCCGCTCCCGCGCGGGGCGACGGCAGCGGCTCGCGGGCGGCCGAGACCCCGGTCGAGCGTACGGTGGCCGCCGTGTTCGCCCAGGTACTCGGGATGGCCGAGATCGGTGCCGAGGCCGGCTTCTTCGACCTGGGCGGCGACAGTATCCAGGCGACCCAGCTCGTGGCTCAGGCCCGTACGGCCGGCCTTGTCTTCACCGTGCGTGACGTGTTCACTCACCAGACGGTGGCGGAAATCGCCCGGGTGGCCCGTCGCGGCGACGAGGACACCGCGGTGAGTGTCGCCGATGTCGGTACCGGTGTCATCCCGGCGCTTCCGGTGCTGGAACGCCAGCGCCGGCTGGGTGGCTCCGCGGTCGGTTTCGATCTTTCCGCCATGGTCGGCCTGCCCGTCGACGTGGACGAGGCCCGGCTCACCCGGACGCTCCAGGCGGTCGTCGATCACCACGATGCCTTGCGTACCCGTCTGGTGAACGGGCCGGATGACCGTTGGTCGCTGCACGCGGCCGAGCCGGGCGCGCTTCAGGTGGGTGGTGTGTTGCGGCGTGTGGACATCGCCGGCCTTGATGACACCGCGCTGCGGAGGGTGGTCGCGGAGGAGACGGCCCGGGCGAAGCGGGCGCTTGATCCCGCTACGGGTGTGATGGTGCGGCCGGTGTGGTTCGATGCCGGGCCCGGCCGGCCCGGCCGGTTGTTGCTCGCTGTGCATCACTTCGCTGTGGACGGCGTGTCCTGGCGGATCCTGCTCTCGGATATGTCCGTCGCCTGGGACGCGGTGGCGGCCGGCCGCGAGCCGCATCTGACGCCGGTGGCGACCTCGTTGCGCAGCTGGGCCGAGCGGGTGGCCACCGGTGACGCCCTTACTCGGCACCGCCGGGAACTGCCCGTGTGGCGCGAGGTACTCAAGGACGCCGAACCGCTGGTGGCGGGAACGCTCGACGCGCGGCGCGACGTCACCGGGAGCGAGGGACGGCTGACGATGGTGTTGTCCACCCAGGACACCGCTGCGCTGGTCGGGCGGGTGCCGGCGGTGTTCCGTCGCGGTATTCAGGACGTCCTTTTGACTGCTTTCGGTCAGGCTGCCGGCCGGCATCGCCGTGGCCCGATCACTGTGGACGTGGAGAGCCACGGCCGGCACGAGCACCTCGTGGACGGCGTCGACCTGTCCCGCACGGTCGGCTGGTTCACCAGTGTTCACCCGGTCCGTCTGGACGCGGCCCTGCCCTGGGACCTGGTGGCCGCGGCCGGCGCCAGGCTCGCTGACGCCGTCGTGCGTACGGGACAGCATGTGCGGGGTTTGCCGGAGCAGGGTCTCGGCTACGGTGTTCTGCGATATCTGGACGGGCGGCCGGGGGAGTCGTTCGCCGGACTTCCCGTCCCGCAGGTGTTGTTCAACTACCTCGGCCGGGTGCCTGTCGCGGAGGAGGGGCGCCCTTGGCTGCCTCTGCGTGACGCGATGGCGCCGGGCAGTGTGGGCGGGGTCCGTCCGTTGTCTCATCCACTGGAGGTCAACGCCGTCACCCAGGACGGTCCGGACGGTCCTCGGCTGGTGGCGAACTGGAGCTGGGCGTCCGCGCTGCTGAGCGAGGACGAGGTCCGTCGGCTGGCCGAGGACTGGTTCGAGGCGTTACGCGCGCTCACCCGGTGTGCGACTGCCGTCGAGGACGGCGTCATCACTCTGGACCGGGACCTTACCCGTGCCGAGGCCCTGGGTGACGCCGATCTGCTGAACACCCCGATCCCCAGGGCGGATCATGCCGCCGGCACCGGGCTTTCCTTCGGCCAGCTGGAGTTCTTGCTGCAGCCGGTCGGCCCGGATCACGCGCACCACGCGGTCATCACCGCTTACCGGGTCCGTGGCCCGCTCGACACGGTCGCACTGCGGCGCAGCCTGGACGATCTCGTACAGCGCCACGACATCCTGCGTACCCGCTATGTCAAGCGGGGCTCGGCGACCCTGCAGTTCGCCGACGGCCGGCCGAAGTGGCCCGTCGAGACCGTCGACCTGCGCGCTCACCAGGCAGAGCAGCAGCACGAGCTCCTGCGTGACCTGCTCACCCAGGAGACCCGGAAGCCTTACCGCATCGAGGGCGGCAACCTGCTCCGCGGCCTGCTGGTCCGCCTCGCCGACGAGGACTACGCACTGGTCCTGGTCGCTCACCACATCCTGGTGGACCACTGGGGCTTCCTGGTGGTCTTCGACGAGCTGGCCGAGCTCTACGCGGCCCATTCCGCGGGCCGCCGCCCCCGGCTGCCCGCGGTGATGGCCCAGCACCTGGACTACGCCGCGTGGGAGCAGGGCCTGCTGGCCTCGGGCGCGCTCGACGAGCACATCGCGTACTGGCGCGAGGAACTCGACGGCGCCGCCCGCCGGCTGGACTTCGAGGCACCCGCGCACCAGCTCGACGACTGTGTCCAGGGGTTCAGCCACAGCGTCGTCGTCGATTCCGCGATCATGGACGAGGTCAAGGATGCGGCCCGCCGCGAGGGCGTGACTCTCTTCATGATGCTGATGGCGGCCTTCCACGTGCTGCTGCACAGCTACTCGGGTGAGACGGACATCGCCGTCAGCCACCCGCTGGCCGGCCGTGAACGGCCCGAGACGCAGTCGATGGTCGGCCCGTTCATCAACATCATCCTCAACCGTTCCCGTATGGCGGACGACCCGACCGTCCACGAACTGCTCCAGCGTGTTCTGCGGAGCGAGCTGAACGCCTACTCCCACCAGAACGTCCCGGTGCGCGCCCTCGTGCACGACGGCGTCGTCGGTGACGGCAACGCGCTGCCGATGCGCGTGATGCTCAACCTCCTGGGCGTGCCGAGCAAGACCCTGACCCTGGACGGCCTTCAGGTGGGACCGCTCGATGTCCGGGTCGGTGACGAGACACCACTGCCCGAGCTGGTCGCCGCGATCGAGCCGCACAACCTCGATCTCTACCTCGTCGCCCGCGAGGTCGAGGGGGAACTGCGCGGCCTGTGGGTCTACAACCCGGACTACCTCACGCCGCAGGTCATGGGCGCGCTGGTCAACCAGTGGCCGCGCGTTCTCGAACTCGTCGCCGGCAACCCGCACATGACCGTCTCGCAGCTGCGCGACCGAGTCCGCGCCCACTGA
- a CDS encoding cytochrome P450 (Cytochrome P450 [Secondary metabolites biosynthesis,transport, and catabolism]; COG2124;~Cytochrome P450 [Streptomyces davawensis JCM4913];~Cytochrome P450; cl12078;~identified by MetaGeneAnnotator; putative) — protein MNAITNGLPTQREHPFDPPAALRERGPIGRMTFPDGHDGWIVTGYRQARRILSDKRFSSAPGHKHLAFPSDRPSDLESEIPGLFEHMDPPDHTRFRRCLAGQFTVRRMRLLAERIEEITAHYADEMLRKGPTADLVSDYAVPVSSQVICELLGVPVADRERFIGDSEDLLRLDVDPRQAQASLDDLIGLTSELLLHKQAAPQDDVLSVLVTADDISFEEAVGASLLLLVAGHETTANMLSLGTYALLNNPEQLALLRADQTLMEKTVEELLRFLTIVHVGVQRSPTEDIEIDGITLHKGDTVLIHLPRANRDPEQYPDPDHLDITRGTHNHLTFSHGIHQCLGQQLARLELKIGYTALLHRFPHLRLAASEHQIPMRSDMTVYGVHALPVTW, from the coding sequence ATGAACGCCATCACCAACGGACTGCCGACCCAACGCGAACACCCCTTCGACCCACCTGCGGCGCTACGCGAACGAGGCCCCATCGGCCGCATGACCTTCCCCGACGGACACGACGGCTGGATCGTCACCGGCTACCGCCAGGCCCGCCGGATCCTGTCCGACAAACGCTTCAGCTCGGCCCCCGGCCACAAGCACCTGGCCTTCCCCTCGGACCGCCCCTCCGACCTGGAATCCGAGATCCCGGGCCTGTTCGAACACATGGACCCGCCGGACCACACCCGCTTCCGCCGCTGCCTGGCCGGCCAGTTCACCGTGCGCCGCATGCGCCTGCTCGCCGAGCGGATCGAGGAGATCACCGCCCACTACGCCGACGAGATGCTGCGCAAAGGACCGACCGCCGACCTCGTCAGCGACTACGCCGTACCGGTGTCCTCACAGGTCATCTGCGAACTGCTCGGCGTCCCCGTAGCCGACCGGGAACGTTTTATCGGCGACTCGGAGGACCTGCTGCGCCTCGACGTCGACCCGCGGCAGGCCCAGGCATCACTCGACGACCTCATCGGCCTCACCAGCGAACTCCTCCTGCACAAGCAGGCCGCACCACAAGACGACGTACTCAGCGTCCTGGTCACCGCGGACGACATCTCCTTCGAGGAGGCCGTCGGAGCCTCCCTTCTCCTCCTGGTCGCCGGCCACGAGACCACGGCCAACATGCTCTCCCTGGGCACGTACGCCCTGCTGAACAACCCCGAGCAGCTGGCCCTCCTGCGCGCGGACCAGACACTGATGGAGAAAACGGTCGAAGAACTGCTGCGCTTCCTCACCATCGTCCACGTCGGTGTGCAGCGCAGCCCCACCGAAGACATCGAGATCGACGGCATCACCCTGCACAAGGGCGACACCGTTCTTATCCACCTGCCCAGAGCCAACCGCGACCCCGAGCAGTACCCCGACCCCGACCACCTCGACATCACCCGGGGCACCCACAACCACCTCACCTTCAGCCACGGCATCCACCAGTGCCTCGGCCAGCAACTCGCCCGCCTGGAACTGAAGATCGGCTACACCGCCCTGCTGCACCGCTTCCCCCACCTGCGACTCGCCGCGAGCGAGCATCAGATCCCGATGCGCTCCGACATGACCGTCTACGGCGTGCACGCACTCCCGGTGACCTGGTGA